The Acidobacteriota bacterium genome has a window encoding:
- a CDS encoding aldo/keto reductase, translated as MQYRELGRTGWRISTISFGAWAIGSAWGAVDDQESLAALHRAIDLGVNFFDTADVYGDGHSEHLLAQLKRARPDANIIIATKAGRRLNPHIADGYTAANLTAFVERSLQNLETETLDLLQLHCPPTDVYYHPEVFAALDKLVEQGKLRFYGVSVERVEEALKAIEYPGVQSVQIIFNAFRQRPAELFFAEAQKKRVGILARLPLSSGMLTGRLTRASTFAADDHRAFNRHGEAFDRGETFSGIDYETQLLAVDELKKLVPSGVTLAQFALRWIQMFEAVTCSIPGARRPAQAAENCAAADLPALDDATMQAVRQLYETRLKPFAHHYW; from the coding sequence ATGCAATATCGTGAATTGGGCCGGACAGGCTGGCGCATTTCCACCATCAGTTTCGGCGCCTGGGCCATCGGCAGCGCCTGGGGCGCGGTGGATGACCAGGAGTCGCTGGCCGCCTTGCACCGGGCCATAGATTTGGGCGTCAACTTTTTTGACACGGCGGATGTGTATGGCGACGGCCACAGCGAACATTTGCTGGCGCAGCTTAAACGCGCCCGCCCTGACGCCAACATCATCATCGCCACCAAAGCCGGTCGCCGTTTGAATCCGCACATAGCTGATGGTTACACCGCCGCCAACCTAACGGCGTTTGTCGAACGCAGTTTACAGAACCTCGAAACCGAGACGCTCGATTTGTTGCAACTGCATTGCCCACCCACTGACGTTTATTACCATCCCGAAGTGTTTGCCGCGCTGGACAAATTGGTCGAACAAGGCAAGCTGCGTTTTTATGGCGTCAGCGTCGAACGCGTCGAAGAAGCCTTGAAAGCTATCGAATACCCCGGCGTGCAGTCAGTGCAAATCATCTTCAACGCCTTTCGCCAGCGCCCGGCGGAGTTATTCTTCGCCGAAGCGCAAAAGAAACGGGTCGGCATTCTGGCGCGCTTGCCGCTGTCGTCGGGCATGTTGACGGGCAGGCTGACGCGCGCCAGCACCTTTGCCGCTGACGATCATCGGGCCTTCAATCGGCACGGCGAGGCGTTTGATCGGGGCGAGACGTTTTCGGGGATTGATTACGAAACGCAGTTGTTGGCGGTGGATGAACTAAAAAAGCTCGTGCCCAGCGGCGTCACACTGGCGCAATTTGCATTGCGATGGATTCAGATGTTCGAGGCCGTGACTTGCTCGATTCCAGGCGCGCGCCGCCCTGCCCAAGCCGCCGAGAATTGCGCGGCGGCAGACTTGCCTGCGCTGGATGACGCGACGATGCAAGCGGTGCGGCAGTTATACGAGACACGTCTCAAACCGTTTGCCCATCATTACTGGTAA
- a CDS encoding dipeptidase, with the protein MKKLLLVLLVLLLLVPAFLHYSYLPSRAKAMNPTLNAPPYAASTAAKALHQMLRVADMHADSLLWGRDLNQRSAWGHVDVPRLLEGNVVLQGFTVVTKVPQNMNIESNTGDSDQIRLLSVASFWPPSAWSSLTERALHQAALLHKYAAASGGKLTIIKSQADMFQYMERRKQDPHITAGFLGIEGAHALDGKLENLDRLYAAGYRMIGLAHFFDNEFAGSAHGVTKGGLTPLGKQLVEKLEEKKMFIDLAHASPAVINDVLKLARRPVLVSHTGVRATCDNARNLSDEQLKRISDSAGVVGIGFWDTATCGKDAKAIAQAIRHAVDVMGVDHVALGSDFDGAIAAPFDATGLVQITDALLQEKFSEADIRKIMGENVIRTLQFFLP; encoded by the coding sequence ATGAAAAAGTTACTGTTGGTCTTGCTCGTTTTGCTGTTGCTCGTGCCCGCTTTCCTGCATTACAGCTATCTGCCCAGCCGGGCGAAAGCCATGAATCCCACGCTCAACGCGCCACCTTACGCGGCTTCCACCGCAGCCAAAGCGCTGCATCAAATGCTGCGCGTGGCCGATATGCACGCCGATTCGTTGCTGTGGGGACGCGACCTGAATCAACGCAGCGCCTGGGGCCATGTGGATGTGCCGCGTCTGTTGGAAGGCAACGTCGTGTTGCAGGGCTTCACGGTCGTGACCAAAGTGCCGCAGAACATGAACATCGAGAGCAACACAGGAGATTCAGATCAAATCCGCTTGCTCTCCGTCGCCAGTTTCTGGCCGCCCAGCGCCTGGTCGAGCCTGACCGAACGTGCGTTGCATCAGGCCGCCTTGCTGCACAAATACGCCGCCGCTTCCGGTGGCAAACTGACGATCATCAAATCGCAAGCCGATATGTTTCAGTACATGGAACGCCGCAAACAAGACCCGCATATCACTGCCGGTTTTCTGGGTATCGAAGGCGCGCACGCGCTGGATGGCAAGCTGGAAAATCTGGATCGGTTGTATGCGGCGGGCTATCGCATGATCGGCCTGGCGCACTTTTTCGACAATGAATTTGCCGGTTCGGCGCACGGCGTAACCAAAGGCGGCCTGACGCCGTTGGGCAAACAACTGGTCGAAAAGCTCGAAGAGAAAAAGATGTTCATTGATTTGGCGCACGCTTCGCCCGCTGTCATTAACGATGTGTTGAAGCTGGCCCGGCGTCCGGTGTTGGTGTCGCACACGGGCGTGCGCGCCACCTGCGACAACGCCCGCAACCTGAGTGACGAGCAACTCAAGCGCATTTCGGATTCCGCCGGCGTCGTCGGCATCGGGTTTTGGGACACGGCCACCTGCGGCAAAGATGCCAAAGCCATCGCCCAAGCAATTCGGCACGCCGTGGATGTGATGGGCGTAGACCACGTGGCGCTGGGTTCCGATTTTGACGGGGCCATCGCCGCGCCATTCGATGCGACGGGGCTGGTGCAGATTACTGACGCCTTGCTACAAGAGAAATTCAGCGAAGCCGACATTCGCAAAATCATGGGCGAGAACGTCATTCGGACGCTGCAGTTCTTTTTGCCCTGA
- a CDS encoding YfhO family protein, giving the protein MKQFFSTFPRHRLKLLALLLLPFAFFWQETLGRTTLASGDVAMFLYPLVKLAAEQLRAGQFPWWNPGPFGGLPLFTNLQAGLLDPFIWPLLLSPTGPMLTLSQILTFVLALLAAYACARSMGLLRQASAVTAVIYAFNGFLVGRILYPSTPRSYALVPLVIYCIERLWRGGGRREVILGGVVVAWQFFAGHPQMLVYSALLACGYALFCAFWRRPEDMLGFGETGTENRGATVPRLAFLSRCLLIYVLGGLLSAVQLLPAVELSRYSIRPHYRFEEFALNSLHPVTWLTAIFPFWHGGVGHVSPYKLGFWGAYWHHNETVLYLGPLALALALAGAWLVVRARNRAGMFWLVATFIALLLASGAYLGEAARLYQRYTLLGGFRCTNRWWMVAALTTALLAGVAVDRMLRASNDVLDGAAVRRSVRWASSLLFVLCAAFALSVWRWPWAVESCVRAATHWDLPPGFLRNAPAEFVVPVITAGVASLGLLFFTRVKAQRWCWLLLLALLVDYQLYALVTPIRSSTGFEPLLGTGFAPQLAAQQNATEPLRYHLLSEPGPYAFDPFWYYGHELTVGRDPLILWRYRELTGIDEAGFSHRLDLVEPQNRVLDLLNVRYLVVRPHLIERFNALNQRGVMRWRARPELAGTTGFYIFENQQALPRAWLVSQIAVRDETQQQAILRGETRDAALGEFDPQRVALIESDAQQQVSSLLSTPVAAATPGQVNIAARRSGYLRAQTKHTQTALLVLSEPWFPGWRATVDGKPAEVLRVDYLLRGIVLPAGEHTVELRFRPLSLLIGAAISASTWFMLAAVWLTHKFRAKRTAASE; this is encoded by the coding sequence ATGAAGCAATTCTTTTCGACGTTCCCACGACATCGCTTAAAACTGCTGGCCTTGCTGCTGCTGCCCTTCGCCTTTTTCTGGCAAGAGACGCTGGGCCGCACGACGCTCGCAAGCGGCGATGTGGCGATGTTCTTGTACCCGCTGGTGAAGCTGGCGGCAGAGCAGTTGCGCGCGGGTCAATTTCCCTGGTGGAACCCCGGCCCCTTCGGCGGCTTGCCGCTGTTCACCAATTTGCAGGCGGGGTTGCTCGATCCTTTTATCTGGCCGCTGTTGCTCAGCCCGACCGGCCCGATGCTGACGCTCTCGCAGATTTTGACCTTCGTGCTGGCGCTGTTGGCGGCGTATGCCTGCGCGCGCAGCATGGGATTGTTGCGCCAGGCCAGCGCGGTGACAGCAGTGATCTACGCCTTCAACGGCTTTCTGGTCGGGCGCATTTTGTATCCCAGCACGCCGCGCAGTTATGCATTGGTGCCGCTGGTGATTTACTGCATCGAACGGCTCTGGCGTGGCGGCGGACGGCGCGAAGTCATTCTGGGCGGTGTCGTTGTCGCGTGGCAATTCTTTGCCGGGCATCCGCAGATGCTGGTGTACAGCGCCTTGCTGGCGTGCGGCTATGCGCTCTTTTGTGCGTTTTGGCGGCGGCCTGAAGATATGTTGGGTTTTGGTGAGACTGGCACAGAGAATCGGGGCGCTACCGTTCCCCGTCTCGCCTTTCTCAGCCGTTGTTTGTTGATCTACGTTTTGGGCGGGTTACTGTCTGCCGTACAATTGCTGCCTGCGGTTGAACTCAGTCGCTATTCGATTCGCCCACATTACCGCTTCGAAGAATTCGCGCTTAACAGTTTGCATCCGGTGACTTGGCTTACCGCAATCTTCCCGTTTTGGCACGGCGGCGTAGGCCACGTCAGCCCGTACAAACTGGGTTTCTGGGGCGCATACTGGCATCACAACGAAACAGTCTTGTATCTGGGGCCGCTCGCCTTGGCGCTGGCGTTAGCAGGCGCGTGGCTGGTTGTGCGTGCGCGCAACCGGGCAGGCATGTTCTGGCTCGTCGCGACATTCATAGCCCTGCTGCTGGCGAGTGGCGCATATCTGGGTGAAGCAGCGCGGTTGTATCAACGCTACACCTTGCTGGGCGGCTTCCGCTGCACCAATCGCTGGTGGATGGTGGCGGCGCTGACGACCGCGCTGTTGGCAGGTGTAGCGGTTGACCGAATGTTGCGCGCCTCGAATGACGTGCTGGATGGCGCGGCAGTGCGGCGTAGCGTGCGTTGGGCGAGCAGCTTGTTGTTTGTGCTCTGTGCGGCCTTCGCACTCAGCGTGTGGCGTTGGCCGTGGGCGGTAGAAAGCTGCGTGCGCGCCGCAACGCATTGGGATTTGCCGCCAGGCTTTTTGCGTAATGCACCAGCGGAATTTGTGGTGCCGGTGATCACGGCAGGTGTGGCGTCGCTGGGGTTGCTCTTTTTCACGCGTGTGAAGGCGCAACGCTGGTGCTGGTTGTTGTTGTTGGCCTTGCTGGTAGATTACCAGTTGTACGCGCTGGTGACGCCGATTCGCTCAAGCACCGGGTTTGAGCCGCTGTTGGGCACCGGGTTTGCGCCGCAACTCGCGGCGCAACAAAACGCGACAGAGCCGCTGCGCTATCATTTATTGAGCGAGCCTGGGCCTTATGCCTTCGATCCGTTTTGGTATTACGGACACGAACTGACGGTCGGGCGTGACCCGTTGATTTTGTGGCGTTATCGCGAACTGACCGGCATTGACGAAGCCGGTTTCAGCCATCGGCTCGACCTCGTTGAACCGCAAAACCGCGTGCTCGATTTATTGAATGTGCGTTATCTAGTCGTGCGTCCGCATCTGATCGAACGCTTTAACGCGCTCAACCAGCGTGGTGTGATGCGCTGGCGTGCGCGTCCTGAGTTGGCGGGCACGACGGGCTTTTACATTTTTGAAAATCAGCAAGCCCTGCCGCGCGCCTGGCTAGTGTCACAAATCGCCGTGCGTGATGAAACTCAACAGCAGGCCATACTGCGTGGTGAAACGCGCGATGCGGCGCTGGGCGAGTTCGATCCACAGCGCGTCGCCTTGATCGAATCGGATGCGCAACAGCAAGTGAGTTCCCTGTTAAGCACGCCTGTTGCGGCAGCCACGCCGGGCCAAGTCAATATTGCCGCGCGTCGGAGCGGCTATCTGCGCGCACAAACCAAGCACACGCAGACTGCGCTCTTAGTTTTGAGTGAACCGTGGTTCCCAGGTTGGCGCGCCACGGTGGATGGCAAACCAGCGGAAGTATTGCGGGTGGATTACCTGCTTCGCGGAATTGTCTTGCCCGCTGGCGAGCATACGGTCGAGTTACGCTTTCGCCCCCTGAGCTTGCTCATCGGCGCGGCCATTTCTGCCAGCACCTGGTTTATGCTGGCAGCCGTGTGGCTCACACATAAATTCAGGGCAAAAAGAACTGCAGCGTCCGAATGA
- a CDS encoding GH3 auxin-responsive promoter family protein has protein sequence MLTRLVANGLWLASCGPEALQLRLAQRDPARAQRQLLLRYLRRNTDTSFGQQHDFASIHSVAEYQARVPLSTYEDYATHLAAISAGQQAVLTRAPVLLLEPTSGSSAATKLIPYTAELKHEFQRALAAWLCDLHWHEPRLLGGQAYWSVSPVTQRAAHTAGGVPIGFEDDSAYLGGWQRRLAQAVLAVPSCVRLIEEMEAFRYVTLLFLLRTRALALISVWNPTFLTLLVEGLGAWRQALVEDIARGTLSVALAADVRAELQTALRPAPKRAAEISAAFQASRTSAELHTRLWPRLRVLSCWADAQAAPYAEALARVFPHARLQGKGLLATEGFVSFPTWNQAGALLALRSHFFEFLPADAATGACQTAQPRLAHELEAGRCYAVVLTTSGGLYRYQLQDLVEVAGHQGQSPRLRFVGRAAQVSDWFGEKLNERHVSPALTEVLARLSLQPTFTLLACETTLQPPAYTLYIEIDAAAAMLRALAEALETALQENFHYRYCRDLGQLGALRVFRIRGQGADAYLANCQAHGQRAGDIKPALLQRRAGWAQVFDGAFLA, from the coding sequence ATGCTCACACGTCTCGTCGCTAATGGCCTCTGGCTGGCCTCGTGTGGGCCGGAAGCATTGCAGTTGCGCTTGGCGCAACGCGATCCGGCACGCGCGCAACGGCAATTGCTGCTGCGTTATCTGCGCCGCAATACCGACACGTCATTTGGACAACAGCATGACTTCGCTTCGATCCATTCGGTGGCGGAATATCAAGCGCGCGTGCCGCTTTCGACTTACGAAGATTACGCAACGCACCTCGCCGCCATCAGCGCTGGGCAACAGGCGGTGTTGACACGCGCGCCTGTGCTGTTGCTGGAACCAACCAGCGGTTCGAGCGCTGCAACCAAACTGATTCCCTACACCGCCGAACTGAAACACGAATTTCAACGCGCACTGGCCGCCTGGCTCTGCGATTTGCATTGGCACGAACCGCGTTTGTTGGGCGGGCAGGCGTATTGGTCTGTCTCGCCGGTCACGCAACGCGCCGCGCACACAGCGGGCGGCGTGCCGATTGGGTTTGAAGACGACAGCGCATATCTGGGCGGTTGGCAACGCCGCCTAGCGCAAGCCGTACTGGCCGTGCCGTCGTGCGTGCGCTTGATCGAAGAGATGGAAGCGTTTCGTTACGTCACGTTGCTGTTTCTCTTGCGCACCCGCGCGCTGGCGTTGATTTCGGTTTGGAACCCAACCTTTCTGACATTGCTGGTGGAAGGTTTGGGAGCATGGCGGCAAGCGCTGGTTGAAGACATCGCGCGCGGCACGTTGAGCGTGGCGTTGGCGGCTGACGTGCGCGCTGAACTACAGACTGCGTTGCGCCCCGCGCCAAAACGCGCGGCTGAAATCAGCGCGGCCTTTCAAGCGAGTCGCACGTCCGCCGAGTTGCACACGCGCTTGTGGCCACGCTTGCGCGTGCTCAGTTGCTGGGCTGATGCGCAAGCCGCGCCGTATGCCGAAGCTCTGGCGCGCGTGTTCCCACACGCCCGATTGCAAGGCAAAGGCTTGCTGGCCACCGAAGGCTTTGTCTCGTTCCCAACCTGGAACCAAGCGGGCGCATTGCTCGCCCTGCGTTCGCATTTTTTTGAATTCCTGCCCGCCGATGCGGCGACCGGCGCGTGCCAGACAGCGCAACCAAGACTCGCGCATGAGTTGGAAGCTGGGCGATGTTATGCCGTAGTGCTGACGACCAGTGGCGGGTTGTATCGGTACCAACTGCAAGACCTGGTCGAAGTCGCCGGTCATCAAGGTCAAAGCCCGCGCCTGCGTTTTGTGGGCCGGGCCGCGCAGGTCTCCGACTGGTTCGGCGAAAAGTTGAATGAACGGCATGTGTCGCCAGCATTGACTGAAGTGCTCGCGCGTTTGTCGCTACAGCCCACCTTCACGCTGCTCGCCTGCGAAACCACGTTGCAACCACCCGCTTATACGCTCTACATCGAAATTGATGCCGCTGCGGCAATGTTGCGCGCGCTGGCCGAGGCGTTGGAAACGGCCTTGCAGGAAAATTTCCATTACCGCTATTGCCGCGACCTCGGCCAACTCGGCGCGTTGCGCGTCTTCCGCATTCGCGGCCAGGGCGCGGATGCGTATCTCGCCAATTGCCAGGCGCACGGGCAACGTGCTGGCGACATCAAACCCGCGTTGTTGCAGCGCCGCGCGGGTTGGGCGCAAGTCTTTGACGGCGCGTTTCTCGCCTGA
- a CDS encoding nuclear transport factor 2 family protein: MIAKSTLLFASFVGLLFALAAIPVTAAEPAPSTAGDTSTVGLDRLRSAVKEAYNRGDTAALTRYLHPDVVIIFPDGAVLKGRQALLDYYERMLKAPGHRVASFTADPIVESRTVHNDVGLSYGQMNDQYVLTDGKRFGLNSRFTITVFKTPDGPTDTDGWMIRSFHASTDAFDNPVLLLVSQHVLWTSGLIGLVIGAILGLLAGAAFFRRKPQQA, translated from the coding sequence ATGATCGCAAAATCAACGTTGCTGTTCGCCTCGTTTGTCGGCCTGCTGTTTGCCTTGGCCGCTATCCCTGTCACGGCGGCGGAACCTGCGCCATCCACGGCTGGCGACACTTCGACGGTGGGACTGGATCGCCTGCGCAGCGCCGTCAAAGAAGCTTATAACCGTGGCGACACCGCCGCGCTGACACGGTACCTGCATCCCGATGTGGTGATCATCTTCCCCGATGGCGCAGTGCTCAAAGGCCGCCAAGCCTTGCTGGATTATTACGAGCGCATGCTCAAAGCGCCCGGCCATCGGGTGGCGAGTTTTACCGCCGACCCGATTGTCGAATCGCGCACAGTGCATAATGACGTCGGTCTCTCCTACGGCCAGATGAACGATCAATATGTGCTGACGGATGGCAAGCGATTCGGTTTGAACAGCCGCTTCACCATCACTGTGTTCAAAACGCCGGATGGCCCAACAGACACTGATGGCTGGATGATTCGCAGCTTTCACGCTTCGACGGATGCCTTCGACAATCCGGTTTTGCTGCTGGTGTCACAGCATGTCTTGTGGACGTCGGGTCTGATCGGTTTGGTGATTGGCGCAATCCTCGGCTTGCTCGCGGGCGCGGCATTCTTCCGCCGCAAGCCCCAACAGGCCTAA
- a CDS encoding Rieske 2Fe-2S domain-containing protein has translation MTRAFATATESALTPPATAFPTWPFGWYLAAQAAQVTQQPLSLDLFGRRLVAYRTGSGQAVVLDARCWHLGADLAKGCVRGDQIVCPFHGWRFGADGQCAWIPTQAHIPRAAQQQAYCTAERAGRVFVFPAATAAYPLPFFAATEAAELSAAPPFEFTLDCPWWLIGTNGFDVQHFAAAHDRHLVSTPTVTTPHPAARRIVATFEVSGANWRDRLTRRLAGRRVTMDVTVWSGTLAFTLAHFHDTDVLRDETPRTTSYGMTEIRPLTPTRSLVRVTIWRRRRPGWRALDQCDVRVKRHFIRAFLKPDTQLLNDVHYDPAHLIGADRQLVDYLRWLASASRGVTNQKKEPQ, from the coding sequence ATGACGCGCGCATTCGCAACTGCCACTGAGTCCGCATTAACGCCTCCGGCGACAGCGTTTCCCACGTGGCCGTTTGGCTGGTATCTGGCGGCCCAAGCCGCTCAAGTGACGCAACAGCCGCTGAGTCTTGATCTGTTTGGCCGCCGCCTGGTGGCGTATCGCACCGGCAGCGGCCAGGCGGTCGTGCTGGACGCACGTTGCTGGCATCTGGGCGCTGACCTGGCGAAAGGTTGTGTGCGCGGCGATCAAATCGTTTGCCCCTTCCACGGCTGGCGTTTCGGCGCGGATGGGCAATGCGCCTGGATTCCCACACAAGCGCACATCCCGCGCGCGGCCCAACAACAGGCCTATTGCACCGCTGAACGCGCCGGTCGCGTCTTTGTCTTTCCGGCGGCAACAGCGGCCTATCCGCTGCCGTTTTTTGCCGCGACCGAAGCTGCCGAATTGAGCGCCGCGCCGCCCTTTGAATTCACGTTGGATTGCCCGTGGTGGTTGATCGGCACCAACGGATTTGACGTGCAACATTTCGCCGCCGCGCACGACCGGCATCTGGTCAGCACGCCAACGGTCACGACGCCGCATCCGGCAGCGCGCCGCATCGTCGCGACCTTTGAGGTCAGCGGCGCAAATTGGCGTGACCGCCTGACGCGCCGCTTGGCCGGGCGCAGAGTGACGATGGATGTCACCGTTTGGTCGGGCACGCTCGCCTTTACGCTAGCGCATTTCCACGACACGGATGTTTTGCGTGACGAGACGCCGCGCACGACGAGTTACGGTATGACTGAAATCCGCCCGCTCACGCCCACGCGGTCGCTCGTGCGCGTGACCATCTGGCGGCGGCGGCGTCCGGGCTGGCGCGCGCTCGATCAATGCGACGTGCGGGTCAAACGTCATTTCATTCGCGCCTTTCTCAAACCGGACACGCAATTGCTCAACGATGTGCATTACGACCCCGCGCACCTGATCGGCGCAGATCGTCAACTGGTTGACTATTTGCGCTGGCTGGCCAGCGCTTCACGTGGTGTAACCAACCAAAAAAAGGAGCCCCAATGA
- a CDS encoding phosphatase PAP2 family protein: protein MPSHLRNRLLAHWPLKLALGTALTVVFCAGYFALEYYPWRPATEFELTSVDRAVPFAPGWVWVYQSVYLLLPLAWLCESTAQLRRYARGFVLVMLIGFTCFLLWPVAGPRPTAFVDEALYRLLVGYDTTANSFPSLHMALATYSACTASAVTAGALRRWLNVLLPLWVALIGYATLATKQHYWVDLPPGITLGWLAHWWAWRSSSTATIRLAERGAL from the coding sequence ATGCCTAGTCATCTGCGCAATCGTTTGCTGGCGCATTGGCCGCTGAAACTCGCGCTCGGCACGGCACTGACCGTGGTCTTTTGCGCGGGCTACTTTGCGCTTGAGTATTATCCGTGGCGGCCCGCCACCGAGTTTGAATTGACGAGCGTTGATCGCGCCGTGCCGTTCGCGCCCGGCTGGGTTTGGGTTTATCAATCCGTTTATCTCTTGCTGCCGTTGGCGTGGCTGTGCGAATCCACCGCGCAGTTGCGGCGTTATGCGCGCGGCTTTGTGCTGGTGATGCTGATCGGCTTCACCTGCTTCTTGCTTTGGCCGGTGGCAGGCCCGCGCCCAACGGCGTTTGTTGATGAGGCGCTGTATCGCTTGCTGGTGGGCTACGACACGACCGCGAATAGCTTTCCGTCGCTGCACATGGCGCTGGCGACGTATTCCGCCTGCACGGCCAGCGCGGTGACGGCGGGCGCGTTGCGGCGCTGGTTGAATGTGTTGCTGCCGCTGTGGGTCGCGTTGATCGGTTACGCGACGCTCGCCACCAAGCAGCATTATTGGGTGGATCTGCCGCCCGGCATTACGCTGGGCTGGTTGGCGCATTGGTGGGCTTGGCGCAGCAGCTCAACCGCAACGATACGCCTGGCTGAACGAGGAGCCTTATGA
- a CDS encoding fatty acid desaturase: protein MNSAAFNATPKLPGEADYRETLDTAALQRLPADIWRIPDRLNAAIMVLQLLAIFACFHAAAVVVGPWALAALACGFALLMVGVYSIIHEAEHGMLFTNARANLAGGVVMAAFFPVQFHLLRQGHLGHHLRNRSDDEAFDLWFEGEAPLWKWTQWIGILTGLFYLIIVLGNLAVLLLPFVFKRRWFAFDRPSAAFMEALNPKYRRLIQLEALGVCVLHGLIVWWMQIPLAHYLVIYGVFGALWSGLQYLHHYATERHITRGARNVWLWWPLDKLWLNHNWHRVHHEHPTVSWLHLEKLGRAAGDDRVFLPWVYLRMWAGPRKATERVENRFAGKVIR, encoded by the coding sequence ATGAACAGCGCCGCCTTCAACGCCACGCCCAAGCTGCCAGGCGAAGCGGATTATCGCGAAACACTCGACACGGCGGCCTTGCAGCGTTTGCCTGCCGACATCTGGCGCATCCCCGACCGCTTGAATGCAGCGATCATGGTGTTGCAACTGCTGGCCATCTTCGCGTGCTTTCACGCGGCTGCCGTGGTGGTTGGGCCGTGGGCGCTGGCGGCGTTGGCGTGCGGCTTCGCGCTCTTGATGGTGGGCGTTTACAGCATCATCCACGAAGCTGAACACGGCATGCTCTTCACCAACGCGCGCGCCAATCTGGCGGGCGGCGTCGTGATGGCAGCATTCTTCCCCGTGCAGTTTCATCTGTTGCGGCAGGGCCATCTAGGCCACCACCTGCGCAACCGTTCGGATGACGAGGCCTTTGATCTGTGGTTCGAGGGCGAAGCACCGCTCTGGAAATGGACGCAATGGATCGGCATTTTGACCGGACTGTTCTATCTGATCATCGTGCTCGGCAATTTGGCCGTCTTGCTGCTGCCCTTTGTCTTCAAACGCCGCTGGTTCGCGTTTGACCGGCCCAGCGCGGCGTTTATGGAGGCGCTCAATCCGAAATACCGCCGTCTGATTCAACTCGAAGCTCTCGGCGTTTGTGTATTGCACGGGCTGATCGTTTGGTGGATGCAGATTCCGCTGGCGCATTATCTCGTCATTTATGGCGTGTTCGGCGCGCTGTGGTCGGGGTTGCAATACCTCCACCATTACGCCACCGAACGCCACATCACGCGGGGCGCGCGCAACGTTTGGTTGTGGTGGCCGCTGGATAAATTGTGGCTCAATCACAACTGGCATCGCGTGCATCACGAACATCCGACGGTTTCCTGGCTTCATCTGGAAAAGCTGGGCCGGGCGGCGGGCGATGATCGCGTCTTTCTGCCCTGGGTTTATCTGCGCATGTGGGCCGGGCCGCGCAAGGCCACGGAGCGTGTCGAAAACCGATTTGCGGGCAAAGTGATTCGTTGA
- a CDS encoding diiron oxygenase, which translates to MNNEQYVPPMNLTIAQRNRMPIERINAQAAQHGTATARLALERPLDHTRLFTCPSLAPLAHTAVFAELSPAQQRRYNQLVGLLQNELICFFELEIGGPVLTSLLRNPLPAELATALRNFQTEEQQHTQMFRRLNQLATSQWYATSDYHIVRLPRLFLLLLRQMTARPRVFPLLLWLMLLMEERSLMMSKRYAALAAETVEPQFQAAYRAHAEDEIRHVQLDWHLLEAFYQRRPAWLRRLNVWLLTGVLTAFLFKPKRTNVRLIELLLAEFPDLETRRPQLLNAVAGLAENPGYRQMMYSPEATPISRALFDRLPEFAHLRRRLFAEGGSA; encoded by the coding sequence ATGAACAATGAACAATATGTGCCGCCCATGAACCTAACTATTGCCCAGCGCAACCGCATGCCTATCGAACGCATCAACGCCCAAGCCGCCCAGCACGGCACGGCGACGGCGCGGCTGGCATTGGAACGCCCGCTAGATCACACGCGGCTGTTCACTTGTCCGAGCCTGGCTCCGCTAGCGCATACGGCGGTCTTTGCCGAACTCAGCCCCGCGCAACAGCGGCGCTACAACCAACTGGTCGGGCTGCTGCAAAACGAACTCATTTGTTTTTTTGAACTGGAAATCGGCGGCCCTGTGCTCACGAGTTTGTTGCGCAACCCGCTGCCAGCGGAACTCGCGACGGCTTTGCGCAACTTTCAAACCGAAGAGCAGCAACATACCCAAATGTTTCGCCGCCTGAATCAACTGGCCACCAGCCAATGGTACGCCACCAGCGATTATCACATTGTGCGGCTGCCACGCCTGTTCCTGCTGTTGCTGCGCCAGATGACAGCGCGGCCGCGTGTGTTCCCGCTGCTGCTGTGGCTGATGCTGTTGATGGAGGAGCGTTCGCTCATGATGAGCAAGCGTTACGCGGCGCTGGCGGCGGAAACGGTTGAGCCGCAATTCCAGGCCGCTTATCGCGCGCACGCCGAAGACGAAATCAGGCACGTGCAACTCGACTGGCATTTGCTCGAAGCGTTTTATCAACGCCGCCCGGCCTGGTTGCGACGCTTGAATGTCTGGCTGCTGACGGGCGTTTTGACGGCGTTCCTGTTCAAACCGAAACGCACCAACGTCCGCCTGATTGAATTACTACTGGCGGAATTCCCTGACTTGGAGACGCGACGGCCACAGTTGCTCAACGCCGTGGCGGGCTTGGCTGAGAATCCCGGCTACCGCCAAATGATGTATTCGCCCGAAGCCACGCCGATCAGCCGCGCGTTGTTTGACCGGCTGCCGGAATTCGCCCATTTGCGCCGCCGCCTCTTTGCGGAAGGAGGCAGCGCATGA